DNA from Agathobaculum sp. NTUH-O15-33:
CGAGACCGCTGACGCGAAGGTTCCGTGGGATACGGATAACGTTTATACGTTGACAGAGGATACCACGTATGAGACCATTGATACGAACGCTGATGGTGAAAAAGATACCTATGCAATTAATCTGGACACCTATACCCTGTCTGTCGACACCGTAAACGTTGGCAAGGATAGCTTCTTATCTATCAAGGATAAGAAGGATGCTAAGGGTTCTGTGAAAGCTGCAACGTCTAAGGATGGTGTCCGGTTCGTACTGGATGGTACCCTGACAACCGAGTATGTTATCTTTGAGGATACTGTAACGGTATCTGCATCTGAAGCTACGCCCGCGCCCGCTTCTTTCGCGGCTCGCGCAGCAACTCCGACAAGCAGCGTTCTGAGCGGCACCTTCAAAGACGGTCTCATCATTGAGAAGGATGCAGTTGTAACTTTGAAGGATGCTACGGTTACGGGCGATATCACGGTTAAGGGTGAGTTGACCGTTTCTGGTGCTGTTGAAGTAACGGGTAGCCTCAAGGTTGAGGGTAAACTAACCATTGCTGACGATGCCAGTGTCACTGGTAAGATCGAAGGCGAAGGCGACATTATTGCGCCGTCTGGCTATACCCCGTACACCTTCGAGGTAACTAGCGGCGGCCATGTAGACGTATACACTGTAAGTGAAGATACGACTTCGGCTGTAAAGGTTGAATCCGGCATAACCACATTGTCCGTAAAGGGCGATAAGACGCAGATGAATTTCTTCCCGGATAGCCGCTACGATCTTGGCGATGTCAAGCTCGGCGATGATAAGCTGGATGTACAGAACAATACTTACACCCTGAATAACGATACGACGGCTCACAAGACTGTCTCCGTTAACTTCACCTATCAAGGTGGCGGTGGCGGCGGTGGCGGTTCGTCCGGCTACTCCGTCAACGTTGCGTCCACCACGAACGGCACCGTAACGGTCAGCCCGAAGAACGCCTCCAAGGGCGCTACGGTCACTGTTACCGCCAAGCCTGACAAGGGCTACGTTCTGGACACCCTGACCGTTACCGACAAGGACGGCAAGAAGATCGACCTGACCGACAAGGGCGATAACAAGTTCACCTTCGTTATGCCTGCCGGCAGCGTTACTGTTAAGGCGACCTTCAAGGTAGCTCCCAAGACGCCGTTTACCGACGTTGCGGAAAGCGCTTGGTACGCCGACGCTGTAGCCTATGTCTATGAGAACGGCATGATGAAGGGCACCAGCGACACCAAGTTCAGCCCCGAGCAGACCACCACCCGCGGCATGATCGTTACGATCCTGTACCGTCTGGAGAAGGAGCCGTCTGCTTCCGCCGCCAGCTTCACTGACGTAGCTTCCGGCAAGTACTACTCCAAGGCTGTGGCTTGGGCTTCCGCCAACAAGATCGTCACCGGCTACGGCGACGGCAAGTTTGGCCCGAACGACACCATCACCCGCGAGCAGATGGCTGCGATCCTGTATCGCTATGCCTCCTACAAGGGCTATGATGTGACCAAGACCGCCGACCTTTCCAAGTTCACCGATGCTTCGCAGGTTGGCGTATTTGCCAAGGCTGCTATGCAGTGGGCGAACGCGGAAGGCCTGATCAACGGCACCAGCACCACCAAGCTGTCGCCGAAGTCCGGCGCTACCCGCGCGGAAGTCGCCACCATCCTGATGCGCTTCTGCGAGAATATCGCCAAGTAATTACAATAGCATAGATACCAAAAGAGGGCTGCGACGAAACGCGTTTCGTCGCAGCCCTCGGTTTTAGTTGGAGATTCGCGTCTAAGGGAAACGCATAGGAAAAAC
Protein-coding regions in this window:
- a CDS encoding S-layer homology domain-containing protein; amino-acid sequence: MRKKLLSALLSMCMMLTMLPMSAFAADETADAKVPWDTDNVYTLTEDTTYETIDTNADGEKDTYAINLDTYTLSVDTVNVGKDSFLSIKDKKDAKGSVKAATSKDGVRFVLDGTLTTEYVIFEDTVTVSASEATPAPASFAARAATPTSSVLSGTFKDGLIIEKDAVVTLKDATVTGDITVKGELTVSGAVEVTGSLKVEGKLTIADDASVTGKIEGEGDIIAPSGYTPYTFEVTSGGHVDVYTVSEDTTSAVKVESGITTLSVKGDKTQMNFFPDSRYDLGDVKLGDDKLDVQNNTYTLNNDTTAHKTVSVNFTYQGGGGGGGGSSGYSVNVASTTNGTVTVSPKNASKGATVTVTAKPDKGYVLDTLTVTDKDGKKIDLTDKGDNKFTFVMPAGSVTVKATFKVAPKTPFTDVAESAWYADAVAYVYENGMMKGTSDTKFSPEQTTTRGMIVTILYRLEKEPSASAASFTDVASGKYYSKAVAWASANKIVTGYGDGKFGPNDTITREQMAAILYRYASYKGYDVTKTADLSKFTDASQVGVFAKAAMQWANAEGLINGTSTTKLSPKSGATRAEVATILMRFCENIAK